In Poecile atricapillus isolate bPoeAtr1 chromosome W, bPoeAtr1.hap1, whole genome shotgun sequence, one DNA window encodes the following:
- the LOC131592334 gene encoding THAP domain-containing protein 5-like isoform X3: MKRDSWTPSKHQLLCSDHFTPDSLDVRWGIRYLKNTAVPTIFSSPDDEEKDSSENSSQQVQREERAETNVVSEKVSVPLEPCIPKKNPVIAQNVEEKVFFSEVVCSTALSKPLQIQNLQLPDEGGFQADSVILDTSSEQYLHQPNPVLMTAAVQSVEGPSVQTSVEDSGGCTATVLQFTDPDYLNSSLKLNSAFGSVTDYAVENSIPHVVCSGEVQTSEDAVLLSTVTQTIEQFSGSEESVIAIIMPAESPEEPERVSSSFLPVKEEFLDIDKTEVIEYDGNEILQTEHSYCRQDIDRDHLWQKISKLHSKITLLEMQEVKTLGRLRSLEALIRQLKQENLLSEEKLKMVENYFTTLEVTMIQ; this comes from the exons ATGAAGAGAGATTCATGGACTCCAAGTAAGCACCAGCTCCTCTGCAGTGATCATTTTACCCCTGATTCCCTGGATGTGCGATGGGGGATACGGTACTTGAAAAATACTGCTGTGCCAActattttctcttccccagaTGATGAg gaAAAAGATTCTTCTGAGAACAGTTCACAACAGGTACAGAGAGAAGAGCGGGCAGAAACAAATGTTGTGTCAGAGAAAGTATCTGTACCGCTTGAACCTTGTATACCAAAGAAAAATCCTGTAATTGCACAAAATGTAGaggaaaaggtgtttttttcagaagtggTTTGCTCAACTGCACTGAGTAAACCTTTACAAATTCAAAACCTGCAGCTTCCAGATGAAGGTGGCTTTCAGGCAGACAGTGTCATTCTTGATACTTCTTCTGAGCAGTATTTACATCAGCCTAATCCTGTTTTAATGACAGCAGCAGTCCAGAGCGTGGAAGGTCCCAGTGTTCAAACTTCTGTAGAGGATTCAGGAGGTTGTACAGCTACAGTCCTGCAATTTACAGACCCTGACTACTTGAATTCATCTCTGAAACTGAACAGTGCTTTTGGGTCGGTTACTGACTATGCAGTTGAAAATTCTATCCCTCATGTGGTCTGTTCTGGTGAAGTGCAGACAAGTGAAGATGCAGTTTTACTGAGTACAGTCACACAAACTATTGAGCAGTTCAGTGGAAGTGAAGAGTCTGTCATTGCTATTATTATGCCAGCTGAGAGTCCAGAAGAGCCTGAAAGAGTAAGTAGTTCTTTCCTGCCTGTTAAGGAAGAGTTTCTTGACATAGACAAGACAGAAGTGATTGAATATGACGGAAATGAAATACTGCAGACTGAGCATTCATACTGCAGACAAGACATAGACAGAGATCACCTTTGGCAGAAAATTTCAAAACTCCACTCTAAGATAACTTTACTTGAAATGCAGGAGGTAAAAACTTTGGGGAGACTCAGGTCCTTGGAAGCTCTTATTAGACAATTGAAGCAAGAAAAtctgctttctgaagaaaagctgAAGATGGTAGAAAACTACTTTACAACACTTGAAGTGACTATGATACAGTAA
- the LOC131592334 gene encoding THAP domain-containing protein 5-like isoform X1 yields MPRYCAATRCKNRGGQNAKDQRKLSFYPFPLHDKERLEKWLRNMKRDSWTPSKHQLLCSDHFTPDSLDVRWGIRYLKNTAVPTIFSSPDDEEKDSSENSSQQVQREERAETNVVSEKVSVPLEPCIPKKNPVIAQNVEEKVFFSEVVCSTALSKPLQIQNLQLPDEGGFQADSVILDTSSEQYLHQPNPVLMTAAVQSVEGPSVQTSVEDSGGCTATVLQFTDPDYLNSSLKLNSAFGSVTDYAVENSIPHVVCSGEVQTSEDAVLLSTVTQTIEQFSGSEESVIAIIMPAESPEEPERVSSSFLPVKEEFLDIDKTEVIEYDGNEILQTEHSYCRQDIDRDHLWQKISKLHSKITLLEMQEVKTLGRLRSLEALIRQLKQENLLSEEKLKMVENYFTTLEVTMIQ; encoded by the exons ATTTCCACTTCATGATAAAGAGAGACTTGAGAAATGGTTGCGGAACATGAAGAGAGATTCATGGACTCCAAGTAAGCACCAGCTCCTCTGCAGTGATCATTTTACCCCTGATTCCCTGGATGTGCGATGGGGGATACGGTACTTGAAAAATACTGCTGTGCCAActattttctcttccccagaTGATGAg gaAAAAGATTCTTCTGAGAACAGTTCACAACAGGTACAGAGAGAAGAGCGGGCAGAAACAAATGTTGTGTCAGAGAAAGTATCTGTACCGCTTGAACCTTGTATACCAAAGAAAAATCCTGTAATTGCACAAAATGTAGaggaaaaggtgtttttttcagaagtggTTTGCTCAACTGCACTGAGTAAACCTTTACAAATTCAAAACCTGCAGCTTCCAGATGAAGGTGGCTTTCAGGCAGACAGTGTCATTCTTGATACTTCTTCTGAGCAGTATTTACATCAGCCTAATCCTGTTTTAATGACAGCAGCAGTCCAGAGCGTGGAAGGTCCCAGTGTTCAAACTTCTGTAGAGGATTCAGGAGGTTGTACAGCTACAGTCCTGCAATTTACAGACCCTGACTACTTGAATTCATCTCTGAAACTGAACAGTGCTTTTGGGTCGGTTACTGACTATGCAGTTGAAAATTCTATCCCTCATGTGGTCTGTTCTGGTGAAGTGCAGACAAGTGAAGATGCAGTTTTACTGAGTACAGTCACACAAACTATTGAGCAGTTCAGTGGAAGTGAAGAGTCTGTCATTGCTATTATTATGCCAGCTGAGAGTCCAGAAGAGCCTGAAAGAGTAAGTAGTTCTTTCCTGCCTGTTAAGGAAGAGTTTCTTGACATAGACAAGACAGAAGTGATTGAATATGACGGAAATGAAATACTGCAGACTGAGCATTCATACTGCAGACAAGACATAGACAGAGATCACCTTTGGCAGAAAATTTCAAAACTCCACTCTAAGATAACTTTACTTGAAATGCAGGAGGTAAAAACTTTGGGGAGACTCAGGTCCTTGGAAGCTCTTATTAGACAATTGAAGCAAGAAAAtctgctttctgaagaaaagctgAAGATGGTAGAAAACTACTTTACAACACTTGAAGTGACTATGATACAGTAA
- the LOC131592334 gene encoding THAP domain-containing protein 5-like isoform X2: MTIYKPGEGPGRVSKFPLHDKERLEKWLRNMKRDSWTPSKHQLLCSDHFTPDSLDVRWGIRYLKNTAVPTIFSSPDDEEKDSSENSSQQVQREERAETNVVSEKVSVPLEPCIPKKNPVIAQNVEEKVFFSEVVCSTALSKPLQIQNLQLPDEGGFQADSVILDTSSEQYLHQPNPVLMTAAVQSVEGPSVQTSVEDSGGCTATVLQFTDPDYLNSSLKLNSAFGSVTDYAVENSIPHVVCSGEVQTSEDAVLLSTVTQTIEQFSGSEESVIAIIMPAESPEEPERVSSSFLPVKEEFLDIDKTEVIEYDGNEILQTEHSYCRQDIDRDHLWQKISKLHSKITLLEMQEVKTLGRLRSLEALIRQLKQENLLSEEKLKMVENYFTTLEVTMIQ, encoded by the exons ATTTCCACTTCATGATAAAGAGAGACTTGAGAAATGGTTGCGGAACATGAAGAGAGATTCATGGACTCCAAGTAAGCACCAGCTCCTCTGCAGTGATCATTTTACCCCTGATTCCCTGGATGTGCGATGGGGGATACGGTACTTGAAAAATACTGCTGTGCCAActattttctcttccccagaTGATGAg gaAAAAGATTCTTCTGAGAACAGTTCACAACAGGTACAGAGAGAAGAGCGGGCAGAAACAAATGTTGTGTCAGAGAAAGTATCTGTACCGCTTGAACCTTGTATACCAAAGAAAAATCCTGTAATTGCACAAAATGTAGaggaaaaggtgtttttttcagaagtggTTTGCTCAACTGCACTGAGTAAACCTTTACAAATTCAAAACCTGCAGCTTCCAGATGAAGGTGGCTTTCAGGCAGACAGTGTCATTCTTGATACTTCTTCTGAGCAGTATTTACATCAGCCTAATCCTGTTTTAATGACAGCAGCAGTCCAGAGCGTGGAAGGTCCCAGTGTTCAAACTTCTGTAGAGGATTCAGGAGGTTGTACAGCTACAGTCCTGCAATTTACAGACCCTGACTACTTGAATTCATCTCTGAAACTGAACAGTGCTTTTGGGTCGGTTACTGACTATGCAGTTGAAAATTCTATCCCTCATGTGGTCTGTTCTGGTGAAGTGCAGACAAGTGAAGATGCAGTTTTACTGAGTACAGTCACACAAACTATTGAGCAGTTCAGTGGAAGTGAAGAGTCTGTCATTGCTATTATTATGCCAGCTGAGAGTCCAGAAGAGCCTGAAAGAGTAAGTAGTTCTTTCCTGCCTGTTAAGGAAGAGTTTCTTGACATAGACAAGACAGAAGTGATTGAATATGACGGAAATGAAATACTGCAGACTGAGCATTCATACTGCAGACAAGACATAGACAGAGATCACCTTTGGCAGAAAATTTCAAAACTCCACTCTAAGATAACTTTACTTGAAATGCAGGAGGTAAAAACTTTGGGGAGACTCAGGTCCTTGGAAGCTCTTATTAGACAATTGAAGCAAGAAAAtctgctttctgaagaaaagctgAAGATGGTAGAAAACTACTTTACAACACTTGAAGTGACTATGATACAGTAA